GCCATGTTTTTAACCAGTCCCCTGGCGTGGCTTAAGCCCTTGAACACTGCCAGGACGCCGTTAACCTTGTTGTTGTCGGTAATCGGAACCACATTGCCGAACACAATTTTCTGCTTGTTTCGTTTGTTTAAGATCAGTTCCTTGTTCAGGTAAGTTTCCCCTGTCCTTAAAGCCTCAACAATGCTGGACTGGCTGCCCAACACCAGTTCAGCGGGCTGGTTGACAACCTCCTGGGGTTTAACCTCCAAAATCTCGCCGGCAGTACGGTTAATAAAAGTAATCAGGCCCTGTCCATCAAGCGCAATCATCCCGTCAAAAATAGAGTTGATCATGCGCTCAACATATTTGCCGGCCAGTTCTTTTTCTTTACGAAGTTGATTCTGGCGCAAACTGAATTCAATGGCCTTGCCCAGAGCAGTAGTCATGCCCAGCGTATGCTGGTGCACTTTCAGGTAATGCCCGGCAATATTTACAACTCCCAGCATCACCCCGTTCGGATCAAAAATTGGAGTGGCCGAACAGGTCCAGTATTGAAGCTGGGCGTTGTAATGTTCCGGTCCCGCCAACTGTACCGGCCGGCCTAAAACAGCTGCCAAATTGATAGCATTGCACCCGGTATTCTGCTCACTTCTGCTGACACCTGGGTAAGATTTCTGCTTGCGTGCCGTTTCCAACACTTCCGGCTCGCCAAATTGTTTTAGTATATATAAGTCCTTATCCAGTAAATCCACCCGGAAACCGGAACCTTCCAGGTTTAAAGTTAAAGCGTCCAGAAAAGGTGAAGCTATGTCTATAAACTCTTTGTTCTCCGCAAGCCTTAGTTCCAGGTTCTTTGCAGTCAGTGAAACCGGATACAATTTATAAGGGTCGATACCGCGTTTCATGGATCTTTTCCAACCACTCAGCACTTCCGTCCGTACATGCCTGATTTTGCCCATTTTACCGGTGTGAATAAATATCTCCCAATCCTCTTTGATCTTGGCCAATGTATCCAGAAAGGTCTTGTATTCCGCCAGCTGCTTTTCTAAAAGTTCCTCGTCTTCACAAGTCCATCGCGGGGTCAGCTCGTCCTTGTTATGCATATTTGAGTTACGCCCCTTTAACAATTCTTATAGATTCTACAAAGGTAAAAAAACCGAGAAATTGGTAATTTTCTTACCCGCCTCCAAAGATAGGATAAAACTCAACGATGTCCCCCCGGTTTAATACATCATAATTCTTTGCATGCTTTCCGTTAATCAGGATAAACCCTACTTCAGCTATTTGTATTTTTAAAAGCTCCCTTAACTTTTCTACCGTTAATCCATGTTCATATTGTATTTGGATGTAACCTTTAACTTTGGACTCTGTTTTTTGCAATGCAGGGTGTAGCTTAACCTTAATCACGGCAACATCCCCCTACGCAGGTATTTGTCGATTGAGTATTATAGCATGTAATAAGTGTTAAACAAATTTTAATCCTTTTCAGACAGTTGTACAACTAATAAAAGTACCCAAAAAAACCCCTGGCGGGGCTTCCTTAATCATCCTTTTTTTTCCTCCAAAATACCAGGCGGGAGAGCCGCCTTCTCAATCCGCCCAGGCCCCGCTCAACTCTCCTGCCAACCAGCCGGTACCAGGCAGTTTTAAATCCCCCGCCCGTTTTGTTCACAATACTTCCCAATAGCCTGTACGGGTAAGAAAGGCTAAACAGCAGCAATCGCACCGGGTAAGTAACAACCATCCACAGCCAGTGCACCGTCCACAGCAATAAAGCCCAGGTCCGGTGAATGATGTAAAACTTCAACCGGAACACGCGGTAGGCGGCGCGGCTGAACAGGTGAAAGTATAAAAGCGCGCCCAGGCCGATGCCGATGAATACATAAAGGCGCAATTCCCCCCAGGTCCCCCACAGCAGCATGCCAAAAACCATGGCCGTGGTAACCAGCCAGTAGACCACGTCACCAATAAAAGTCCCAATTTTCCTTAGCTTGTAAGCCGCCCTGACCGCGCGGTAATAGTCATATAATAGACCTGCGGACATGCCTATGACGATGGTAGAGGTGAAAGCTCCCGCCTGGTTGATAAGCATATCCAATAAGAACACCGCCCCTGCTAAAAAAGCGCCTTAAGCGCTTTTATAATTGTCCTTATTTTAAAATCTTGCTTAATAATCCCTTGCCCTTGCCTTTGCTCTTGCTTTCCATGTACTGAAAAGAGGTGAAGTACCCTTCCGCAGTCAGGCTGCCTGTTTCCAGGCTGAGTTGGGTAATATGCAGCCCCTCGCCTTTGAGGCTCAGGACGCCCAGATTGGTTTCCAGGTTAATCTCGGCCTCATCAAAGCTGTCGACGCGCAGCACCCCCTGCAGGACCAACTGCTTTCGCCCGCTGACCACCAGGCTGTGCGTGACGTGTTCCTCCACACGATCACCCCCCACAGGTACCCTTTCAAAGACCCCTCTAAATTACTGCCTAACTCATCCTATGCTCCGGGGTTATTATTAATGCTAAAAAAAGAGATGATGGTCAATGAGAACCGTCTTTATTGCTAA
This region of Pelotomaculum schinkii genomic DNA includes:
- a CDS encoding sigma-54-dependent Fis family transcriptional regulator, whose translation is MHNKDELTPRWTCEDEELLEKQLAEYKTFLDTLAKIKEDWEIFIHTGKMGKIRHVRTEVLSGWKRSMKRGIDPYKLYPVSLTAKNLELRLAENKEFIDIASPFLDALTLNLEGSGFRVDLLDKDLYILKQFGEPEVLETARKQKSYPGVSRSEQNTGCNAINLAAVLGRPVQLAGPEHYNAQLQYWTCSATPIFDPNGVMLGVVNIAGHYLKVHQHTLGMTTALGKAIEFSLRQNQLRKEKELAGKYVERMINSIFDGMIALDGQGLITFINRTAGEILEVKPQEVVNQPAELVLGSQSSIVEALRTGETYLNKELILNKRNKQKIVFGNVVPITDNNKVNGVLAVFKGLSHARGLVKNMAGFKAYFNFEDLKGNGAHFNQVINLARQAAPLPSNILILGESGTGKEMFAQAIHNASSVNSGPFVGINCAAIPAELIESELFGYEGGSFTGARREGQQGKFQLAAGGTLFLDEVNAMSVTMQAKLLRVLQNLRFTRIGGMNEIALQARIIAASNSDLWDEVSCGNFREDLFYRLNVITIEIPPLRERKDELADLIEHFCRKHAKKLNFNFNISERALEIMKEYHWPGNVRELENVIERCAVLAFSRSDSCANEQDLLSYPGIRKALGNRPEPSAEPLLSDGSNLKAMEKDIIKEVLNQTNGNITRAAKLLGITRKTLYRKMNKHALRA
- a CDS encoding MoaD/ThiS family protein, whose product is MIKVKLHPALQKTESKVKGYIQIQYEHGLTVEKLRELLKIQIAEVGFILINGKHAKNYDVLNRGDIVEFYPIFGGG
- the yabQ gene encoding spore cortex biosynthesis protein YabQ, giving the protein MLINQAGAFTSTIVIGMSAGLLYDYYRAVRAAYKLRKIGTFIGDVVYWLVTTAMVFGMLLWGTWGELRLYVFIGIGLGALLYFHLFSRAAYRVFRLKFYIIHRTWALLLWTVHWLWMVVTYPVRLLLFSLSYPYRLLGSIVNKTGGGFKTAWYRLVGRRVERGLGGLRRRLSRLVFWRKKKDD
- the yabP gene encoding sporulation protein YabP, with protein sequence MEEHVTHSLVVSGRKQLVLQGVLRVDSFDEAEINLETNLGVLSLKGEGLHITQLSLETGSLTAEGYFTSFQYMESKSKGKGKGLLSKILK